The Urbifossiella limnaea genome has a window encoding:
- the mfd gene encoding transcription-repair coupling factor, protein MASEEGLAQLTRTLHGADGWANLRAALAAGRSGTIDGAWGSAAALAVAALASDSPATVLAVVASPADLEAWAEDLASFAGTRPAVFDAWEAWPPPTHKGKLDPATTSRLRLLQQLALDPPRLVVCTVAALVQPVPPRADLTARGKKLAAGEVIDPDELVAWLVANGYKRVEAVEYPGEFGRRGGILDVYPPDSPDPVRLEFFGDELESLRTFSAGSQRSLDTRPALTLLPVGGSGGGGVERGFFTDHLPAGSVAALVEPGDLKEQAKLFLERVGDSTGLFTVDGTFANLLKLPTVAVSAMPRPSVEASVHLRVESVERFSGNVQRVRDELDAVAADDGSRVLIACQTDAECHRLTDVLKAGRLAESQRLKLVTGHVRAGFRLVGAGVVVLGSHELFHKDQQPHGVKAPAAKGSSRRVEGRAIDTFLELNDGDYVVHVAHGIGRFRGMVMLDRTAEVTDHETAAQEENLVLEFRDGVMLYVPASRIDLVQKYVGGQATEPELSKLGGSAWGRKKDRVGEAVRDMAADMIQLQAVRQAVAAEALPPDSEWQTEFEAAFPYQETPDQLAAIQETKGDLTKPKPMDRLICGDVGYGKTEVAIRAAFKAVDGGKQVAILVPTTVLAEQHYRTFTQRFAEYPFAVGVVNRFKSHGSTKDALKRLAAGEIDVIVGTHRLLSKDVKFKDLGLVVIDEEQRFGVEHKERLKRLRATVHVLTMTATPIPRTLHSALLGIREISNLETPPPERQPVETRIIRWDDQLLRHAILREMTRGGQVYFVHNRVFDIHEVAAKVRALVPEARIVVGHGQMSADELEQAMVKFVRKEADILVATTIIESGLDIPNANTMIIDDADIYGLADLHQLRGRVGRSKHRAYAYLIVNPLKLVTPNAQKRLKAIEEFTELGAGFKIAMRDLEIRGAGNILGSEQSGHIAAIGYELYCQLLENAVRAMKQQPPKEAVEVNVDLPWPAFLPRDYVPGQKLRIEVYRRLARLRDPDKLADFRQELRDRYGPPPDPVEWLLRATEVRLLCVRWKVAGVHRDGPDLVFSYRNRKAAEQLQAFSRNRVKVVDEKSLYLRLKVEDDGPEATYRLLLDVLGGVTMT, encoded by the coding sequence ATGGCGAGCGAGGAGGGACTGGCGCAGCTGACCCGGACGCTCCACGGCGCGGACGGCTGGGCGAACCTGCGCGCCGCGCTGGCCGCCGGCCGCAGCGGCACGATTGACGGCGCCTGGGGCTCGGCCGCCGCCCTCGCCGTCGCGGCACTCGCGTCCGACTCGCCTGCCACCGTCCTCGCGGTGGTCGCCTCCCCCGCCGACCTCGAAGCCTGGGCCGAAGACCTAGCCTCGTTCGCCGGCACGCGCCCGGCCGTGTTCGACGCCTGGGAGGCGTGGCCGCCGCCGACTCACAAGGGGAAGCTCGACCCGGCCACCACGTCGCGCCTGCGACTGCTGCAACAGCTGGCCCTCGACCCGCCGCGGCTGGTCGTCTGTACCGTGGCCGCGTTGGTGCAACCGGTGCCGCCGCGGGCCGACCTGACGGCCCGCGGCAAGAAGCTCGCGGCCGGCGAGGTGATCGACCCCGACGAGCTGGTGGCGTGGCTGGTAGCGAACGGCTACAAGCGCGTGGAGGCCGTCGAGTATCCCGGCGAGTTCGGCCGCCGCGGCGGCATCCTCGACGTGTACCCGCCCGACAGCCCCGACCCGGTGCGCCTCGAATTCTTCGGCGACGAACTGGAATCGCTCCGCACCTTCTCCGCGGGTTCGCAGCGCAGCCTCGACACGCGCCCGGCGCTGACGCTGCTCCCCGTCGGCGGGTCGGGCGGGGGCGGCGTCGAGCGCGGCTTCTTCACCGACCACCTCCCCGCGGGCTCGGTCGCGGCGCTGGTCGAGCCCGGCGACCTGAAGGAGCAGGCCAAGCTGTTCCTCGAGCGCGTCGGCGACTCGACCGGCCTGTTCACCGTGGACGGCACCTTCGCCAACCTGCTGAAGCTGCCGACGGTGGCGGTGTCGGCGATGCCGCGGCCGAGCGTGGAGGCGTCGGTCCACCTGCGGGTGGAGTCGGTGGAGCGGTTCAGCGGCAACGTGCAGCGCGTCCGCGACGAACTCGACGCCGTGGCCGCGGACGACGGCAGCCGGGTGCTCATCGCCTGCCAGACCGACGCCGAGTGCCACCGCCTCACCGACGTGCTGAAGGCCGGCCGCCTGGCCGAGTCGCAGCGGCTGAAGCTGGTCACGGGGCACGTCCGCGCCGGCTTCCGCCTCGTGGGCGCCGGGGTAGTGGTGCTCGGCAGTCACGAGTTGTTCCACAAGGACCAGCAGCCGCACGGCGTGAAGGCGCCGGCCGCAAAGGGGTCGAGCCGCCGCGTCGAAGGGCGGGCGATCGACACGTTCCTCGAACTCAACGACGGCGACTACGTCGTCCACGTCGCCCACGGCATCGGCCGCTTCCGCGGCATGGTCATGCTGGACCGGACGGCCGAGGTGACCGACCACGAGACTGCGGCCCAGGAAGAGAATCTCGTTCTCGAATTCCGCGACGGGGTGATGCTGTACGTCCCGGCGTCGCGGATCGACCTGGTGCAGAAGTACGTCGGCGGGCAGGCGACGGAGCCGGAGCTGTCGAAGCTCGGCGGCAGCGCGTGGGGGCGGAAGAAGGATCGCGTCGGCGAGGCGGTCCGCGACATGGCCGCGGACATGATCCAGCTCCAGGCGGTGCGACAGGCCGTCGCCGCCGAAGCGCTGCCGCCGGACAGCGAGTGGCAGACGGAGTTCGAGGCCGCGTTCCCGTACCAGGAGACGCCCGACCAGCTCGCCGCCATTCAGGAGACGAAGGGCGACCTGACCAAGCCGAAGCCGATGGACCGACTCATCTGCGGCGACGTGGGCTACGGCAAGACGGAGGTCGCCATCCGCGCCGCGTTCAAGGCCGTGGACGGCGGCAAGCAGGTGGCCATCCTGGTGCCGACGACCGTCCTCGCGGAACAGCACTACCGCACGTTCACGCAGCGGTTCGCCGAGTACCCGTTCGCCGTCGGGGTGGTCAACCGCTTCAAGTCGCACGGCTCCACGAAGGACGCCCTCAAGCGGCTCGCGGCCGGCGAGATCGACGTGATCGTCGGCACGCACCGGCTCCTGTCGAAGGACGTGAAGTTCAAGGACTTGGGCCTCGTCGTCATCGACGAGGAGCAACGGTTCGGCGTCGAGCACAAGGAGCGGCTGAAACGCCTCCGGGCCACGGTCCACGTCCTGACGATGACGGCGACGCCGATCCCGCGAACGCTTCACTCGGCGCTGCTGGGCATCCGCGAGATCTCGAACCTCGAAACGCCGCCGCCCGAGCGCCAGCCGGTCGAGACGCGCATCATCCGCTGGGACGACCAGCTGCTGCGCCACGCCATCCTCCGCGAGATGACCCGCGGCGGGCAGGTGTACTTCGTCCACAACCGCGTGTTCGACATCCACGAGGTCGCGGCGAAGGTGAGGGCTCTCGTTCCCGAAGCAAGGATCGTCGTCGGTCACGGCCAGATGAGCGCCGACGAGCTGGAGCAAGCGATGGTGAAGTTCGTCCGCAAGGAGGCGGACATCCTGGTGGCGACGACCATCATCGAGAGCGGCCTGGACATCCCGAACGCGAACACCATGATCATCGACGACGCCGACATTTACGGGCTGGCCGATCTCCACCAGCTTCGCGGCCGGGTGGGGCGGTCGAAGCACCGGGCGTACGCGTACCTGATCGTGAACCCGCTAAAGCTGGTGACGCCGAATGCGCAGAAGCGGCTGAAGGCGATCGAAGAATTCACGGAGCTCGGGGCCGGGTTCAAGATCGCGATGCGCGACCTGGAGATCCGCGGCGCCGGCAACATCCTCGGCTCCGAGCAGAGCGGCCACATCGCGGCCATCGGCTACGAGCTGTACTGCCAGCTGCTCGAAAACGCGGTGCGGGCGATGAAGCAACAGCCGCCGAAGGAAGCGGTGGAGGTGAACGTCGATCTGCCGTGGCCGGCGTTCCTGCCGCGCGACTACGTGCCCGGTCAGAAGCTCCGCATCGAGGTGTACCGCCGCCTGGCCCGCCTCCGCGACCCGGACAAGCTCGCCGACTTCCGCCAGGAACTGCGCGACCGCTACGGCCCGCCGCCGGACCCGGTCGAGTGGCTGCTGCGGGCGACGGAGGTGCGACTGCTGTGCGTGCGGTGGAAGGTGGCGGGGGTTCACCGTGACGGGCCGGACCTGGTGTTCAGCTACAGGAACCGGAAGGCGGCGGAGCAGTTGCAGGCGTTCAGTCGCAACCGGGTGAAGGTGGTGGACGAGAAGAGCCTGTACCTCCGCCTCAAGGTCGAGGACGACGGCCCGGAGGCGACGTACCGCCTGCTGCTGGACGTACTCGGCGGTGTAACTATGACGTAG
- a CDS encoding S41 family peptidase → MTAPATLRRFAAAAVLLAALGSAAPAAPLSGSSPAQLRARAAAAERAGDWDAALAALLDLPAADRAEPATRDRLVNAARRATQARRHRDPAFQQFVAALPVRDAGQVFGDAVGKLAGAFADPGRATPQRLWAAGVEELDRALGSRAFVALFLTDTAALKIESFRLALRADWAARPVGDPREARALLKGLIGAAQDELAPRVPAALAAEVLCGACAGLDEYTAFLTPEPAAEQPADLGGHGLFLGFDSDGPFVDGIAPGSWVAFHTQLHRGDRVARVNGRSMILTPMELADALRNPDGGLHTLELMVPGTGMLSEARLPVVPPTVFGGRMVGGRDGVGYLRVAEFQPATPRELAEAIAGLKEQGLRALVLDVRGNPGGSFLAGVEAARRFLPAGAAIVTTHGQLPQVAGHTFSSASGPAALDLPLVLLVDGDTASAAEVLAAALRDNQRAVLVGTSTFGKGTLQFPLKLSGPGSVRVTIARLVAPSGPLSAGVAPHLIETDPHRQLELAADRAAELSAPRPMLVP, encoded by the coding sequence ATGACGGCACCGGCGACACTCCGCCGCTTCGCGGCGGCCGCGGTCCTGCTTGCCGCGCTCGGGTCGGCCGCGCCCGCCGCCCCCCTGTCGGGTAGCAGCCCCGCCCAACTCCGCGCCCGCGCCGCCGCCGCCGAACGCGCCGGCGACTGGGACGCCGCCCTCGCCGCCCTCCTCGACCTGCCCGCCGCCGACCGCGCCGAACCGGCCACCCGCGACCGCCTCGTCAACGCCGCCCGCCGCGCCACCCAGGCCCGCCGGCACCGCGACCCGGCCTTCCAGCAGTTCGTCGCCGCGCTGCCGGTCCGCGACGCCGGCCAGGTGTTCGGCGACGCCGTCGGGAAACTCGCCGGCGCGTTCGCCGACCCCGGCCGGGCCACGCCCCAACGCCTCTGGGCGGCTGGCGTCGAGGAACTCGACCGCGCCCTCGGCAGCCGGGCGTTCGTCGCCCTGTTCCTCACCGACACCGCGGCCCTGAAGATCGAATCGTTCCGCCTCGCGCTCCGCGCCGACTGGGCGGCCCGGCCCGTCGGCGACCCGCGCGAGGCGCGGGCGCTCCTGAAGGGGCTCATCGGTGCGGCGCAGGACGAACTCGCCCCGCGGGTCCCGGCCGCGCTCGCCGCCGAGGTGTTGTGCGGGGCCTGTGCCGGGCTCGACGAGTACACCGCCTTCCTCACACCCGAACCCGCCGCCGAGCAACCCGCCGACCTCGGCGGGCACGGCCTCTTTCTCGGCTTCGACTCCGACGGCCCGTTCGTCGACGGCATCGCCCCCGGGTCGTGGGTCGCGTTCCACACGCAGTTGCACCGCGGCGACCGGGTGGCGCGCGTGAACGGCCGGTCGATGATCCTCACCCCGATGGAGCTGGCCGACGCCCTCCGCAACCCCGACGGCGGCCTCCACACCCTCGAACTGATGGTGCCCGGCACCGGGATGCTGTCCGAGGCGCGGCTGCCGGTAGTCCCCCCCACGGTGTTCGGCGGCCGCATGGTCGGCGGCCGCGACGGCGTCGGCTACCTCCGCGTGGCCGAGTTCCAACCCGCGACGCCGCGCGAACTGGCGGAAGCGATTGCCGGCCTCAAGGAGCAGGGGCTGCGTGCCCTGGTGCTGGACGTGCGCGGCAACCCCGGCGGCTCCTTCCTCGCCGGCGTCGAGGCGGCCCGCCGCTTCCTCCCGGCCGGGGCCGCCATCGTCACGACGCACGGCCAACTCCCGCAGGTCGCGGGTCACACCTTCTCGTCCGCGTCCGGCCCGGCCGCGCTCGACCTGCCGCTGGTGCTCCTCGTGGACGGCGACACCGCCTCCGCAGCCGAGGTGTTGGCCGCGGCGCTCCGCGACAACCAGCGGGCCGTTCTCGTCGGCACCTCCACGTTCGGCAAAGGCACGCTCCAGTTCCCCCTCAAGCTGTCCGGCCCAGGTTCGGTCCGCGTCACGATCGCCCGGCTGGTGGCGCCGTCCGGACCGCTGTCGGCCGGCGTCGCGCCGCACCTCATCGAGACCGACCCGCACAGGCAGTTGGAGCTTGCGGCCGACCGTGCCGCTGAACTCTCCGCACCGCGGCCGATGCTCGTCCCCTGA
- a CDS encoding alpha/beta fold hydrolase, translating into MGQFADRAGCRLAYDRRGSGSAVLLIQGVGVHGDGWRPQVEALSDGFTCLTFDNRGMGRSVPANGPITVAEMAADALAVLDAEGVAAAHVVGHSLGGLVAAQLALAARGRVKSLALLCTFADGRAAAPLTMRMMWLGMRSRVGTRAMRRRGFAALIYPPGSAAAADFGALAALFGHDLGDTPAVVGAQLKAMRAASVLPRLGELAGVPTLVASAAHDPIAPPRVGRALADGIPGARFVEFVEASHGLPITHAAETNALLREHLTAADRVS; encoded by the coding sequence ATGGGCCAGTTCGCCGACCGCGCCGGCTGCCGCCTCGCGTACGACCGCCGCGGCAGTGGCAGCGCCGTGCTGCTCATCCAGGGCGTCGGCGTCCACGGCGACGGCTGGCGGCCGCAGGTCGAGGCCCTGAGCGACGGCTTCACGTGCCTCACCTTCGACAACCGCGGCATGGGCCGCAGCGTGCCGGCGAACGGGCCAATCACCGTGGCCGAGATGGCCGCCGACGCGCTCGCCGTGCTCGACGCCGAGGGCGTCGCCGCGGCACACGTCGTCGGCCACTCCCTGGGCGGGCTGGTGGCCGCGCAGCTGGCGCTGGCGGCACGCGGGCGGGTGAAGAGCCTGGCACTGTTGTGTACGTTCGCCGACGGCCGCGCGGCGGCGCCGCTGACGATGCGGATGATGTGGCTCGGGATGCGGTCGCGGGTGGGCACGCGGGCGATGCGGCGGCGCGGGTTCGCGGCGCTCATCTACCCGCCGGGCAGCGCGGCCGCGGCCGACTTCGGGGCGCTGGCGGCACTGTTCGGCCACGACCTCGGCGACACCCCAGCGGTAGTCGGCGCGCAGTTAAAGGCCATGCGTGCGGCGAGCGTGTTGCCGCGCCTCGGCGAGTTGGCCGGCGTGCCGACCCTGGTGGCGAGTGCGGCGCACGACCCGATCGCGCCGCCGCGAGTAGGCCGGGCGCTGGCGGACGGCATACCGGGGGCACGCTTCGTGGAATTCGTGGAGGCGTCGCACGGGCTGCCGATCACGCACGCGGCGGAGACGAACGCGCTGCTGCGGGAGCACCTGACGGCGGCGGACCGGGTTTCGTAG
- a CDS encoding DUF1559 family PulG-like putative transporter: MARSRGYSVTECFVAAAVVVVAVGILVPAVSKVRAAAVRARCVNNLKQIGGGLQTYHQTRGSFPPGGAANPDLTATTPPAREAGGWTWAYALLPYIGHDQLYRDADPQAVRRGKVDLYLCAARRSAADPSGLAKLDYGANGAADAANLTGVIAPTGVMPLRLCDLSGGTSGVVVLAGKRLNLAALGTSRDDDDAFSTAGWGPDFEVYRTAAVPPAPDVTEPGNLEPRGGFGASHPGGIFCAAFADGSVRPLRYTIDPAVWQRACLRSGAPDPPSPNNN; this comes from the coding sequence GTGGCTCGGTCGCGTGGGTACTCGGTCACTGAATGCTTCGTCGCGGCGGCCGTGGTGGTCGTCGCGGTCGGCATCCTCGTGCCGGCGGTCTCGAAGGTCCGGGCCGCGGCAGTGCGGGCGCGCTGCGTCAACAACTTGAAACAGATCGGCGGCGGGTTGCAAACGTATCACCAGACTCGTGGCAGTTTCCCGCCCGGCGGCGCGGCGAACCCCGACCTGACGGCGACGACGCCGCCCGCCCGCGAGGCCGGCGGTTGGACGTGGGCGTACGCGCTGCTGCCCTACATCGGCCACGACCAGCTGTACCGCGACGCCGACCCCCAGGCCGTCCGCCGCGGCAAGGTGGACCTCTACCTGTGCGCGGCCCGCCGGAGTGCCGCCGACCCGTCCGGCCTGGCCAAGCTGGACTACGGCGCCAACGGCGCCGCCGACGCGGCGAATCTGACCGGCGTGATCGCCCCGACGGGGGTGATGCCGCTGCGCCTGTGCGACCTGAGCGGCGGCACGTCGGGCGTGGTGGTTCTCGCCGGAAAGCGGTTGAACCTCGCCGCGCTCGGCACCAGCCGCGACGACGACGACGCCTTTTCCACGGCCGGGTGGGGCCCGGACTTCGAGGTGTACCGCACGGCCGCGGTGCCGCCGGCCCCGGACGTGACCGAGCCGGGCAACCTGGAGCCGCGCGGCGGGTTCGGCGCGTCGCACCCCGGCGGCATCTTCTGCGCCGCGTTCGCGGACGGGTCGGTGCGGCCGCTGCGGTACACGATCGACCCGGCGGTGTGGCAGCGGGCGTGCCTGCGGTCGGGGGCCCCCGACCCGCCCAGCCCGAACAACAACTGA
- a CDS encoding PSD1 and planctomycete cytochrome C domain-containing protein, translated as MPPLSRLAPALLLLAPAPARADEPVDFARDVRPLLSNSCFKCHGPASQMGKVRLDTREAAVKSGAIVPGSPDKSTLVERVCEPSDDDRMPPPEAGPRLTAQQVKTLKQWIAEGAEYTPHWAFQRVVRPQPPTTKTATRYAIDRFVLARLEKAGLTMSAEADRSTLLRRVTLDLTGLLPTPVEVLAFLDDRSPDAYEKAVDRLLASPHYGERHARHWLDLARYADSNGYTIDGARSIWPYRDWVVRALNADLPFDQFTTHQLAGDLLPGATADQKIATGFHRNTSFNEEGGTDPEQFRVERTVDRANTTGAVWLGLTVGCAQCHTHKYDPVTQHDYYRLYAFFDSCDEPTMPIGGTAKMEEAISRLNQMEAWIQKNGGSREDIDLVKAEIKRVQGKVTTTLVMRERPAARTTHVQIRGDFLRKGDVVQPGFPAALGATPAGKRQTRLDLAKWLVSRDNPLTARVTVNREWQKFFGRGLVETENDFGMQGALPTHPELLDWLAVQFMEPLGWSMKKLHRQIVLSATYRQASVVRPDLTQRDPRNLLLGRQSRLRLEAEVIRDAALSASGKLNTKVGGPGVYPPQPKEVFAFTQSQRTWPESKGPDRYRRGVYTYIWRQSQHPLLTTFDGADAQTACTKRNRSNTPLQALHLANDPVFVELATELGRRVDTDGGADDAAKVRFAYRACFGRDPTTQEAARVLAYLEAQRRTDAVGAWPATARVLMNLDEFITRE; from the coding sequence ATGCCGCCGCTCTCCCGTCTGGCCCCGGCCCTGCTCCTGCTCGCCCCCGCGCCGGCCCGCGCCGACGAGCCGGTCGACTTCGCCCGCGACGTGCGCCCGCTCCTGTCCAACAGCTGCTTCAAGTGCCACGGCCCGGCGAGCCAGATGGGGAAGGTGCGGCTCGACACCCGCGAGGCGGCGGTGAAGTCGGGCGCCATCGTGCCGGGCAGCCCGGACAAGAGCACGCTGGTGGAGCGCGTGTGCGAGCCGTCGGACGACGACCGCATGCCGCCCCCCGAGGCCGGCCCGCGCCTGACGGCCCAGCAGGTGAAGACCCTGAAGCAGTGGATCGCCGAGGGGGCGGAGTACACCCCGCACTGGGCCTTCCAGCGGGTCGTCCGGCCCCAGCCACCGACCACGAAGACCGCGACGCGCTACGCGATCGACCGATTCGTCCTGGCCCGGCTGGAGAAGGCCGGGCTCACCATGTCCGCGGAGGCCGACCGCTCGACGCTACTCCGCCGCGTCACGCTCGACCTGACAGGCCTGCTGCCCACGCCGGTCGAGGTGCTGGCGTTCCTGGACGACCGCTCGCCGGACGCCTACGAGAAGGCGGTCGATCGGCTGCTGGCGTCGCCGCACTACGGCGAGCGGCACGCCCGCCACTGGCTCGACCTCGCCCGATACGCCGACAGCAACGGCTACACCATCGACGGCGCCCGGAGCATCTGGCCGTACCGCGACTGGGTGGTCCGCGCCCTGAACGCCGACCTGCCGTTCGACCAGTTCACGACGCACCAGCTGGCCGGCGACCTGCTGCCGGGCGCGACGGCGGACCAGAAGATCGCCACCGGCTTCCACCGCAACACGTCGTTCAACGAGGAGGGCGGCACCGACCCGGAGCAGTTCCGCGTCGAGCGGACCGTGGACCGCGCCAACACGACCGGGGCCGTGTGGCTCGGCCTGACGGTCGGCTGCGCCCAGTGCCACACGCACAAGTACGACCCGGTGACGCAGCACGACTACTACCGCCTCTACGCCTTCTTCGACTCGTGCGACGAGCCGACGATGCCGATCGGCGGCACCGCGAAGATGGAGGAGGCGATCTCCCGGCTGAACCAGATGGAGGCGTGGATTCAGAAGAACGGCGGCAGCCGCGAGGACATCGACCTGGTGAAGGCCGAGATCAAGCGGGTGCAGGGGAAGGTGACGACGACGCTGGTCATGCGCGAGCGCCCCGCGGCGCGGACGACGCACGTCCAGATCCGCGGCGACTTCCTCCGCAAGGGCGACGTGGTGCAGCCCGGCTTTCCCGCCGCGCTGGGCGCTACGCCCGCCGGCAAGCGGCAGACCCGCCTCGATCTGGCAAAGTGGCTCGTGAGCCGCGACAACCCGCTGACGGCCCGCGTGACGGTGAACCGCGAGTGGCAGAAGTTCTTCGGCCGCGGGCTGGTCGAGACGGAGAACGACTTCGGGATGCAGGGCGCGCTGCCGACGCACCCCGAGCTGTTGGACTGGCTCGCCGTCCAGTTCATGGAGCCACTCGGCTGGTCGATGAAGAAGCTGCACCGGCAGATCGTGCTGAGCGCGACGTACCGGCAGGCGTCGGTGGTGCGGCCGGACCTGACGCAGCGCGACCCGCGGAACCTGCTGCTCGGCCGGCAGTCGCGGCTTCGGCTCGAAGCCGAGGTGATCCGCGACGCGGCGCTGTCGGCGAGCGGCAAGCTGAACACGAAGGTCGGCGGCCCGGGGGTGTACCCGCCGCAGCCGAAGGAGGTGTTCGCGTTCACCCAGAGCCAGCGGACGTGGCCCGAGAGCAAGGGGCCGGACCGCTACCGCCGCGGCGTGTACACGTACATCTGGCGGCAGAGCCAGCACCCGCTCCTGACCACGTTCGACGGCGCCGACGCCCAGACCGCCTGCACGAAGCGCAACCGCAGCAACACGCCGCTGCAAGCACTGCACCTGGCGAACGACCCGGTGTTCGTGGAGCTGGCGACCGAACTCGGCCGCCGCGTCGACACGGACGGCGGCGCGGACGACGCCGCGAAGGTGCGCTTCGCCTACCGGGCTTGCTTCGGCCGCGACCCGACGACGCAGGAGGCGGCTCGGGTGCTTGCGTACCTGGAGGCGCAGCGCCGCACCGACGCGGTCGGCGCGTGGCCCGCGACCGCACGGGTGCTGATGAACCTGGACGAGTTCATCACCCGGGAGTGA
- a CDS encoding DUF1501 domain-containing protein has translation MPPHDPLLAATRRHFFRDCGVGVGAMALSALLNRDAAAQPRRDPLAPKPPHYPAKAKAVIFLFMAGAPSQLELFEPKPELNRLSGQVVPQSFTQGKRFAFIKGDAKLLGTRRRFVKAGQCGMDISELFPRHREIADELCWIRSMKTDVFNHGPAKCFVNTGSPQFGRPSMGSWLTYGLGSESDSLPGFVVLQSGPRGPRGGAALYSSGFLPSVHQGVPFLRGPSPILDLTPPPGFNNQRQGEFTDAVRDLNRLRRDATADPEIDTRIAAYEMAYRMQTAAPELMDLSKETRQTLDAYGAQAGRPSFAANCLLARRLVERGVRFIQLYHTDWDHHGGSLDLTRPLDNICREVDGPCAALIKDLKQRGMLDDTLVVWGGEFGRTPMGETRETIGRDHHIDAYTMWLAGGGMKRGFLYGRSDEIGYNVVENEVHVHDLQATILHQMGLDHTKLTYRFQGRDYRLTDVHGHVVRDLLA, from the coding sequence ATGCCCCCCCACGACCCGCTCCTCGCCGCCACCCGCCGCCACTTCTTCCGCGACTGCGGGGTCGGCGTCGGCGCCATGGCGCTGTCCGCTCTGCTGAACCGCGACGCCGCCGCGCAGCCGCGCCGCGACCCGCTCGCGCCGAAGCCGCCGCACTACCCCGCGAAGGCGAAGGCGGTCATCTTCCTGTTCATGGCCGGGGCGCCTAGCCAGCTCGAACTGTTCGAGCCGAAGCCCGAGCTGAACCGCCTCAGCGGCCAGGTCGTGCCCCAGTCGTTCACGCAGGGGAAGCGGTTCGCGTTCATCAAGGGCGACGCCAAGCTCCTCGGCACCCGCCGCCGCTTCGTCAAGGCCGGGCAGTGCGGCATGGACATCAGCGAACTCTTCCCCCGCCACCGCGAGATCGCGGACGAGCTGTGCTGGATTCGCAGCATGAAGACGGACGTGTTCAACCACGGCCCGGCGAAGTGCTTCGTGAACACCGGCAGCCCGCAGTTCGGCCGGCCGAGCATGGGCTCGTGGCTCACGTACGGACTCGGCAGCGAGTCGGACTCGCTCCCCGGCTTCGTGGTGCTCCAGTCCGGCCCGCGCGGGCCGCGCGGCGGGGCGGCGCTGTACTCGTCCGGGTTCCTGCCGAGCGTCCACCAGGGGGTGCCGTTCCTCCGCGGCCCGAGCCCCATCCTCGACCTCACCCCGCCGCCCGGGTTCAACAACCAGCGTCAGGGGGAGTTCACCGACGCCGTCCGCGACCTGAACCGCCTCCGCCGCGACGCCACCGCCGACCCCGAGATCGACACCCGCATCGCCGCCTACGAGATGGCCTACCGGATGCAGACGGCCGCCCCCGAGCTGATGGACCTGTCGAAGGAGACGCGGCAGACGCTCGACGCCTACGGGGCGCAGGCCGGCCGCCCGAGCTTCGCCGCGAACTGCCTGCTGGCCCGCCGGCTGGTCGAGCGCGGGGTGCGGTTCATCCAGCTGTACCACACCGACTGGGACCACCACGGCGGCAGCCTCGACCTGACGCGCCCGCTGGACAACATCTGCCGCGAGGTGGACGGCCCGTGTGCGGCGCTGATCAAAGACCTGAAGCAGCGCGGGATGCTCGACGACACGCTGGTCGTGTGGGGCGGCGAGTTCGGCCGCACGCCGATGGGCGAGACGCGCGAGACGATCGGCCGCGACCACCACATCGACGCCTACACGATGTGGCTGGCCGGCGGCGGCATGAAGCGCGGCTTCCTGTACGGCCGGTCGGACGAGATCGGCTACAACGTGGTCGAGAACGAGGTCCACGTCCACGACCTACAGGCGACGATCCTGCACCAGATGGGGCTGGACCACACGAAGCTGACGTACCGCTTCCAGGGCCGCGACTACCGCCTGACCGACGTGCATGGCCACGTCGTGCGCGACCTGCTGGCATAG